A genomic window from Bacillota bacterium includes:
- a CDS encoding IS3 family transposase produces DALDNAVAESFFATLQTELLDLRPWPTRQLLKTAVFEYIEAFYNRRRRHPALGYLSPDEFERRWYLHHEVPATAA; encoded by the coding sequence GATGCTCTGGACAATGCGGTCGCGGAGAGCTTCTTCGCCACCCTGCAGACCGAGCTGCTCGATCTCAGGCCGTGGCCGACCCGCCAGTTGCTGAAGACCGCTGTCTTCGAGTACATCGAGGCCTTCTACAACCGCCGCCGGCGCCACCCGGCCCTCGGGTATCTCAGTCCGGACGAGTTCGAGAGGAGGTGGTACCTCCACCACGAAGTCCCCGCTACGGCTGCTTAG